One window of the Piliocolobus tephrosceles isolate RC106 chromosome 17, ASM277652v3, whole genome shotgun sequence genome contains the following:
- the LOC111541450 gene encoding LOW QUALITY PROTEIN: ferritin light chain-like (The sequence of the model RefSeq protein was modified relative to this genomic sequence to represent the inferred CDS: deleted 1 base in 1 codon; substituted 1 base at 1 genomic stop codon) yields the protein MAMLPFPQILTSQFPFSTSRWLPLPASSHPPLPSPLATSGTIFSATSCSWDQATPFLCLAPSCQPIMSSQICQNYSTEVEAAVNCLVNLHLWASYTCLSLGFYFHRDDVDLEGVCQFFHKLAKEKHKGAECPLKMQNQCGGRTVFQDIQKPCXDEWGKTLGTTEVALTLEKNLNRALLDLHALGSACTDHHLCDFLESHFLDEEVKLIKKIGDHLTNLHRLASLQARLGEKVHS from the exons ATGGCCATGCTTCCCTTCCCCCAGATCCTCACCTCTCAATTTCCCTTCTCAACTTCCAGAT GgctccctctcccagcctctaGCCACCCTCCACTCCCCTCTCCACTTGCAACCTCTGGGACCATCTTCTCTGCCACCTCCTGCTCCTGGGACCAAGCAACACCGTTTTTGTGCTTAGCTCCTTCTTGCCAGCCAATCATGAGCTCCCAGATTTGTCAGAACTATTCTACCGAAGTGGAGGCAGCTGTCAACTGCCTGGTCAATTTGCATCTGTGGGCTTCCTACACCTGCCTGTCTCTGGGCTTCTATTTCCACCGCGACGATGTGGATCTGGAAGGCGTGTGCCAGTTCTTCCACAAATTGGCCAAGGAGAAGCACAAGGGCGCTGAGTGTCCCTTGAAAATGCAAAACCAGTGTGGCGGCCGCACTGTCTTCCAGGACATCCAGAAGCCATGTTAAGATGAATGG GGTAAAACCCTGGGCACGACGGAAGTCGCTCTGACCCTGGAGAAGAACCTGAACCGGGCACTTTTGGATCTTCATGCTTTGGGTTCTGCCTGCACAGACCACCATCTCTGTGACTTCCTGGAGAGCCACTTCCTAGATGAAGAAGTGAAACTCATCAAGAAGATAGGTGACCACCTGACCAACCTCCACAGGCTGGCCAGCCTCCAGGCCAGGCTGGGCGAAAAGGTTCACTCTTAG